In Leptospira ellinghausenii, the following proteins share a genomic window:
- a CDS encoding sensor domain-containing protein yields MRNEPLGSKILSGLTVKSLLTEYPNSFQVLDWEGNFVSVTDRFARFLEFEPKEIVGKSILHFTQEDDKENTENTFESLGKNPNIVNFENRLVTKSKEEVWIIWLLIPLRESKIILGFDRDVTIQKDISFEFLLQQQKYKSIFDNLPMGIAITDEKGKIVETNKTARTYFDIQDGELLNRTLNIRKYTLIQPNGTKIYPRKSSLMRALRHKEVIRNLEIGMIKEDKITWFDILATPIPIENFGLAVAFLDITQRRHAEEKIAYMAFFDQLTNLPNRNSLIDKLFPIFEEARRHGNLVGILAIDLDNFKIFNDSRGHDFGDKIIKLVAYRIRESIRVYDLISRQGGDEFTVVLPDLSNERDAAVISEAILDAMTHPFVIDGERIFVNISIGIALYPTDGKDSNTLLKNADSALNLAKSQGKNCYVFFTEELQTVVAERLEIENRMRIAIIENQFTLMYQPKIDLYTKKPVGVEALIRWRHPERGLISPNVFIPISEETGMILAIGEWVIKSAIKTMRVWKDAGIKEISMAVNISTKQFKHERLISTIAENLKLFKVDPHDLEVELTESSVMENADAAVRTMQEIRKLGAKIAIDDFGTGYSSLGYLKKLPISSLKIDRSFVSEITTDKDSKTIIHAVSNLAHNLGLSVVAEGAETEEQVQLLAESGVDQIQGFYFARPMTSEDCLHFLKTELGISD; encoded by the coding sequence ATGCGAAATGAGCCTTTAGGCAGTAAAATTCTCTCTGGTCTCACTGTTAAATCCTTACTGACCGAATATCCCAATAGTTTCCAGGTATTAGATTGGGAAGGTAATTTTGTCTCCGTTACAGATCGGTTTGCCCGATTTTTAGAATTTGAACCTAAAGAAATTGTTGGAAAATCAATCCTCCACTTCACTCAAGAAGACGACAAAGAAAATACAGAGAATACTTTCGAAAGTTTGGGTAAAAATCCGAATATAGTAAATTTCGAAAATCGCCTTGTTACCAAATCAAAAGAAGAAGTTTGGATCATTTGGTTACTCATCCCGTTACGAGAGTCCAAAATCATTTTGGGTTTTGATCGTGATGTCACCATCCAAAAAGATATCTCCTTTGAATTTTTACTCCAACAACAAAAGTATAAGTCTATCTTTGACAACTTACCGATGGGCATCGCCATCACAGATGAAAAAGGTAAAATTGTTGAAACTAATAAAACAGCTAGAACCTATTTTGACATCCAAGATGGGGAACTTCTCAATCGTACGCTCAACATTCGAAAGTACACTCTCATCCAACCAAACGGTACAAAAATTTACCCAAGAAAATCAAGTTTGATGCGAGCATTACGGCACAAAGAAGTGATTCGTAATTTAGAAATCGGGATGATCAAAGAAGATAAAATCACTTGGTTTGATATTTTAGCAACACCGATCCCCATTGAAAACTTTGGCCTTGCAGTAGCATTTCTTGACATCACACAACGTAGGCATGCGGAAGAAAAAATTGCCTATATGGCTTTTTTTGACCAACTCACAAACCTTCCCAATCGTAACTCTCTCATTGATAAACTATTTCCAATTTTCGAAGAAGCAAGACGGCATGGGAATTTGGTTGGAATCCTTGCGATTGATTTGGATAATTTTAAAATCTTCAATGATTCCCGAGGGCATGACTTTGGGGACAAAATCATCAAACTTGTCGCCTACCGTATTCGTGAAAGTATTCGTGTGTATGATCTCATCAGTAGACAAGGTGGTGATGAGTTTACGGTTGTATTACCTGACTTATCAAACGAACGTGACGCGGCCGTGATTTCAGAAGCCATTTTGGATGCAATGACACATCCTTTTGTGATTGATGGGGAAAGGATTTTTGTTAATATTTCGATTGGGATCGCCTTATACCCAACAGACGGAAAAGATTCGAATACACTTCTTAAAAATGCTGACAGTGCATTAAACTTGGCAAAATCGCAAGGGAAAAACTGTTATGTGTTTTTTACAGAAGAACTGCAGACAGTTGTGGCAGAACGTTTGGAAATCGAAAACCGAATGCGGATTGCCATCATCGAAAATCAATTTACGTTGATGTACCAACCCAAAATTGATTTGTACACAAAAAAACCTGTGGGAGTTGAAGCACTCATTCGTTGGCGTCATCCAGAACGTGGGCTCATCTCACCGAATGTATTCATTCCCATCTCGGAAGAAACAGGGATGATCCTTGCGATTGGTGAATGGGTGATTAAGTCTGCCATCAAAACCATGCGTGTTTGGAAAGATGCAGGGATCAAAGAGATTTCAATGGCTGTGAATATTTCCACCAAACAATTTAAACACGAAAGACTTATCTCCACCATTGCCGAAAATCTAAAATTATTCAAAGTGGACCCACATGATTTGGAAGTCGAACTCACAGAAAGTTCGGTCATGGAAAATGCAGATGCTGCTGTTCGCACTATGCAGGAAATCAGAAAACTTGGGGCAAAAATTGCAATTGATGATTTTGGAACGGGTTACAGTAGTTTGGGTTACTTAAAAAAACTTCCCATTTCCTCTTTAAAAATTGATCGTTCCTTTGTATCCGAAATCACAACAGACAAAGACTCCAAAACCATCATCCATGCTGTCTCGAACTTGGCACATAACCTTGGTTTGAGTGTGGTAGCAGAAGGTGCTGAAACGGAAGAACAGGTGCAATTACTCGCCGAAAGTGGAGTGGACCAAATCCAAGGTTTTTATTTTGCGAGGCCGATGACTTCGGAAGATTGCCTGCATTTTCTGAAAACAGAACTTGGAATTTCGGATTGA